The nucleotide window TTTTTCTCTTAATATAACTTCAGCTTTTTTTAATCCTTCCGTTAAAACTGTAAGTTCATTATTTACTGTGATTCTTAATGCCATAAAAACTTTTGTAGCAGGATGTATTTTTCTTCTATACCCATAGTATGATTTTAAAAAATCTGCAAGAGCTAAAGTGGTTTCAAAATTTTCTATTTTCCGCTTTTCAATAATAGCATCTACCAATCTTCTTACTCCGTTTATTTCACCATATTTTTCAAAAATCCATATAAGGTTATTTCTATCCCATTTATTTATTATTTCCCAAGCTGTTAAAGGGTTACTGGTATCATATCTCATATCGAGAGGTCCTTCTAACTGAAAACTAAACCCTCTTTCACTATTGGTTATCTGGTTAGTAGAAAAACCTATATCAAACAATATACCATCAAGGTGAGGTATTGCTTCTTCTTGAAAAACAGTATCTAAATTTTCAAAACCAGAATGTATCGCTTTAAAATTTTTGTATTCTCTTAATTTTTCAGAAATTTCTTTAATCGCTTCTATATCCTTATCTATTCCGTACAAGAGTATATCAAGACCTGTTTCTAAAATATATTTACTATGACCTCCTCGTCCGCAGGTCGCATCAACATATATTCCACCAGGTTTAAGATTAAGATAAGAAACTGCTTGTTCCCTCAAAACAGGGTAGTGTTCAATATTCATTATCGTGATAAGTGAGAAATTTTAAGAGACCTTATTATACTGATTATGAGAAAGTAGTTATAGTGTTTCTGTCAATTTTTCCGAAATGGTTTCATAAGTTTTCAGAGCGTCGGTATAATATTTATCCCATTTTTCTTCATCCCAAATCTCAATTCTTGTGTCTACCCCTATTAAAACAATATTCTCTTTGATTTGAGCGTGCTGAATAAGATTTAAGGGTATTGAAAGTCTGCCCTGTTTGTCCATATCAGCTTGAAAAGCACTTGAAAAAAATAGACGTGTAAACGTTCTTGGGTCGCCTTTGGTAAAAGGTAATTCTCGCAGTTTTTCGCTCTGATTTTCCCATATTTTTTCAGAAAATATAAAAAGGCAATTTTCTAAACCTTTAGTAATAAATAGCGAACCAGGTCTATTGCCCATTACTTGCGCAAGTTGG belongs to bacterium and includes:
- the rsmH gene encoding 16S rRNA (cytosine(1402)-N(4))-methyltransferase RsmH produces the protein MNIEHYPVLREQAVSYLNLKPGGIYVDATCGRGGHSKYILETGLDILLYGIDKDIEAIKEISEKLREYKNFKAIHSGFENLDTVFQEEAIPHLDGILFDIGFSTNQITNSERGFSFQLEGPLDMRYDTSNPLTAWEIINKWDRNNLIWIFEKYGEINGVRRLVDAIIEKRKIENFETTLALADFLKSYYGYRRKIHPATKVFMALRITVNNELTVLTEGLKKAEVILREKGRMVVISFHSLEDRIIKRFLKNSSALMVVTKKPILPDKDEIKINPESRSAKLRVGEKIEKNTCCT
- the mraZ gene encoding division/cell wall cluster transcriptional repressor MraZ — its product is MVHFGEFRGKIDKQGRILIPAKLRSQLAQVMGNRPGSLFITKGLENCLFIFSEKIWENQSEKLRELPFTKGDPRTFTRLFFSSAFQADMDKQGRLSIPLNLIQHAQIKENIVLIGVDTRIEIWDEEKWDKYYTDALKTYETISEKLTETL